A region from the Brassica napus cultivar Da-Ae chromosome C8, Da-Ae, whole genome shotgun sequence genome encodes:
- the LOC111213043 gene encoding uncharacterized protein LOC111213043, with translation MKRTKTSAKKNTQEEGSSQRETQRPKKWDKSDTTHYNNMKKVAVPATQLACPETMTILGIKADIEGLFQNMGLGQLCNLKEPTYPELVRQFIASAYVSRPDDSHQEGFLAFVVQKVYYEVSFTDLCGLFGLSAGERTSGLYWTSELLNFWETIGTGVYRSSQAKESLIRSPVLRYATRLIGSLLYGTTTAASVTQWELCLLYQGVRHLLPAFGNSTFPPATAFNMGAVLAANLAGYKGKVTKSKSNACGFGAVITRILRHVGVDCQNQQVALDRSNNIAWNYLDVISLVSKEFIAGPHSRIDRDGPYVYVFQDRAKKTLYCHLPQIGLTALLSEAAVEFLPPATALVDKPSFFTPKYQTKGKAVVDEEGEDEAAQAIPDDSQPHQLLPSDSSQYKLQELPPNATSRQQQHWRDQSIKTNNDMLHKIWAAISRIRPCRCQKDDVVHRDNSPSSSGSGSSGTHRVRKRSKRPNDAGTSGAGDEE, from the coding sequence atgaagcgcacgaaaacatcagcaaagaagaacacacaagaagagggttcgtctcagcgagagacgcaaaggccaaagaagtgggataagtctgataccacccactacaacaacatgaagaaggtagccgttccggctacacaactagcatgtcctgagacgatgacaatattgggaatcaaagcagacattgaagggctattccagaacatgggtctaggccaactatgcaacctcaaggaacccacttatccggagttggtacgccagttcatagcatccgcatacgtcagccgtcccgatgatagccatcaggaaggttttctggcattcgtagtgcagaaagtatactatgaggtatctttcacagacctctgcggactatttggattgagtgcgggggagaggacatctggtctttattggacttcagagctgttgaacttctgggaaacgattggcacaggggtttatagatcttctcaggcaaaggagtcacttatccggagcccagtactgagatatgcgacacgcctcattggctcattgctatacgggacaaccacagccgcatcagtcacgcaatgggagttgtgcctcctgtaccaaggtgtgaggcatttgctaccggcatttggaaactctacattcccacctgctactgccttcaacatgggagcggtgctggccgcaaacttagcaggatacaaggggaaagtaaccaaatccaagagcaatgcatgtggatttggtgcagtgattactcggatccttagacatgtgggtgtagactgccagaaccagcaggtagcactggacagatcgaacaacattgcttggaactacctggatgtcatttctctagtaagtaaggagttcatagctggtccccactcgaggatcgatcgggatggtccttacgtctacgtattccaggaccgagcgaagaaaacactctactgccacctgcctcagatcggcctgactgctctactttcagaggctgcagttgagttcctaccccctgctaccgcactagtagacaagccatccttcttcacgccaaaatatcagaccaaaggcaaggccgtggttgatgaagaaggagaagatgaggctgcacaagccattccagatgattcacaaccccatcagctactcccatcagactccagccagtacaagctgcaagagcttccaccgaacgccacttcgcgccagcaacaacattggagagatcagagcataaagacaaacaacgacatgctacacaagatctgggctgccatttcacgtatcaggccgtgtcgttgccaaaaggatgatgtagttcatcgggacaactctccatccagctctggttcgggttcgagtggtacacacagggtaagaaagaggtccaagagacccaacgatgcaggaacatctggagcaggagacgaggagtag
- the LOC106429461 gene encoding uncharacterized protein LOC106429461, producing MENDTRKRGSSSISRNLSIGYYYQRRSSEGVPFKWEMQPGTPINTQPGEIIPPISPPPAMLSLGFPKPSISVQEPKHSVFPAKLKLRSWKHIRCKRYLSRLTYKMVFSSGCLYPEKC from the coding sequence ATGGAAAACGATACACGCAAGAGAGGATCATCGTCAATATCTAGAAACTTATCGATAGGATACTACTATCAGCGTAGGTCGTCGGAGGGTGTTCCGTTCAAGTGGGAGATGCAGCCAGGGACTCCCATTAATACTCAGCCCGGGGAGATCATTCCTCCGATCAGTCCTCCTCCTGCGATGCTCAGCCTCGGCTTCCCCAAGCCATCCATCTCCGTCCAAGAGCCAAAACACTCTGTGTTTCCAGCGAAGCTGAAGCTGCGGAGTTGGAAACATATTCGCTGCAAGAGATATTTGTCTAGATTAACTTACAAAATGGTTTTCTCTTCGGGATGTTTGTACCCTGAGAAATGCTAG
- the LOC106429491 gene encoding glycosyltransferase BC10-like: MEPGSVPWQDTVLQLDHWCLLLTSVTFIFAGVVKGHEGKFSIYIHTFKERPIHISPHFYDREIHSDEVTWGRTSMVDAEKRLLVNALEDPENQHFVLLSESCIPLHTFDYTYRYLLYSNVSFIESFVDPGPHGTGRHMEHMLPEITKENFRKGAQWFTMKREHAVIVMADSLYYSKFSKYCGVSFATEKVLPSLCSDSDIV, from the exons ATGGAACCTGGTTCTGTACCGTGGCAGGATACTGTTCTACAACTAGATCACTGGTGCTTGTTGTTAACTTCAGTTACGTTCATTTTTGCTGGGGTTGTGAAGGGTCATGAAGGGAAGTTCTCCATTTACATCCACACGTTCAAGGAACGTCCAATTCACATCAGCCCTCATTTTTATGATCGAGAAATCCATAGTGATGAGGTCACTTGGGGAAGAACTTCAATGGTTGATGCTGAGAAGAGGTTACTGGTTAATGCTCTCGAGGATCCTGAGAACCAACACTTTGTTCTTCTTTCAGAGAG TTGTATACCGTTGCATACTTTTGACTACACTTATAGATATTTGCTATACTCCAACGTCAGCTTCATCGAGAg TTTTGTGGATCCTGGTCCACATGGGACTGGTAGACACATGGAACACATGCTACCTGAAATTACCAAGGAAAATTTTAGAAAGGGTGCTCAG TGGTTCACAATGAAGCGAGAACACGCGGTTATAGTGATGGCTGATAGTCTATACTACTCAAAATTCAGCAAGTATTGTGGTGTAAGTTTTGCAACTGAAAAGGTTCTCCCTTCTCTTTGTTCTGATTCTGACattgtataa